A portion of the Enterobacter sp. SA187 genome contains these proteins:
- the fliS gene encoding flagellar export chaperone FliS, with protein MYASDNGYTQYKEMDLAARTASASPLDLVLVLYAGLMDELERAKSHIENKRYERKAQSINKCIDILNALTSSLEFENGGDLVLNLARLYDHCVYRLYEASGQMSTAKVDEVVLILSNLREGWEGLAQKLG; from the coding sequence ATGTACGCTTCAGATAATGGTTACACCCAATACAAAGAGATGGATCTGGCCGCCCGCACCGCGTCAGCTTCGCCGCTGGATCTGGTGCTGGTGCTCTACGCCGGGCTGATGGACGAGCTGGAACGGGCAAAGAGCCATATCGAAAACAAACGCTACGAGCGCAAAGCGCAAAGCATCAACAAATGCATCGACATTCTCAATGCCCTGACCAGCTCGCTGGAGTTTGAAAACGGCGGCGACCTGGTGCTCAACCTCGCGCGGCTTTATGACCACTGCGTCTACCGCCTGTATGAAGCCAGCGGCCAGATGTCGACGGCGAAAGTCGACGAAGTGGTGCTGATCCTTTCTAACCTGCGCGAAGGCTGGGAAGGCCTGGCGCAAAAACTGGGCTGA
- a CDS encoding flagellar protein FliT: MTSNALRLQIESLLDAMNESLDKQRWRRLPALRQRLMMLFAQYRDAAPSPDELAQVKSRLRDGFAQIIARREARAAQLAARMEKHRQQQEGRLAYSMVNLVAEQKS; the protein is encoded by the coding sequence ATGACAAGCAACGCACTACGCCTGCAAATAGAGAGTCTGCTGGACGCGATGAACGAGAGCCTCGACAAACAGCGCTGGCGGCGCCTGCCCGCGCTGCGCCAGCGGCTGATGATGCTGTTTGCGCAGTACCGCGACGCCGCGCCTTCCCCTGACGAACTGGCGCAGGTGAAATCCCGCCTGCGCGACGGCTTCGCGCAGATAATCGCCCGCCGCGAGGCGCGTGCCGCTCAGCTTGCGGCGCGGATGGAAAAGCACCGTCAGCAGCAGGAGGGGCGGCTGGCCTATTCGATGGTCAATCTGGTGGCGGAGCAAAAATCATGA
- a CDS encoding FliA/WhiG family RNA polymerase sigma factor yields MTLAWEMQDFQTLPSLTPAEESHYLQAYLPLVRKVVRQLAPQCSAVMDRQDMEQIALMGLLEAIRRYGAPDTGFGGYAVQRIRGAVLDELRSLDWRPRSLRQKFHQVNDAIRAVRKTLGREPEAHELAAEGITAEDYREYLSLEGAGSLASLDELLDADQSAVPLESRRLEEQVITQHMLGKALGSLSEKEQQILFLYYQQDMNFKEIALVLGLTEARICQLNKKIAQKLKDYFATH; encoded by the coding sequence ATGACACTTGCCTGGGAAATGCAGGACTTCCAGACCCTGCCTTCATTAACGCCCGCGGAGGAGAGCCACTATTTACAGGCTTACCTGCCGCTGGTGCGCAAAGTGGTTCGCCAGCTCGCGCCGCAATGCAGCGCGGTGATGGACCGGCAGGATATGGAACAGATCGCGCTGATGGGCCTGCTGGAAGCGATCCGGCGCTACGGCGCGCCGGATACGGGATTTGGCGGCTACGCGGTGCAGCGCATACGCGGCGCGGTGCTGGATGAACTGCGCAGTCTGGACTGGCGTCCGCGCTCGCTGCGACAAAAATTCCATCAGGTCAATGACGCCATCCGCGCGGTGCGTAAAACCCTCGGGCGCGAACCTGAGGCGCATGAGCTGGCGGCTGAAGGCATCACGGCGGAGGATTACCGGGAATACCTGAGTCTGGAAGGGGCGGGCAGCCTCGCAAGCCTGGATGAATTGCTGGATGCCGATCAGAGCGCCGTACCGCTGGAAAGCCGTCGGCTGGAAGAGCAGGTGATCACCCAGCATATGCTCGGTAAAGCGCTCGGCAGCCTTAGCGAAAAAGAGCAGCAGATCCTGTTTCTTTATTACCAGCAGGATATGAATTTTAAAGAGATCGCCTTAGTGCTCGGGCTGACGGAAGCGCGCATTTGCCAGTTGAATAAAAAGATCGCGCAAAAACTTAAAGATTATTTCGCCACACATTAA
- a CDS encoding flagellar basal body-associated FliL family protein, with protein MKKTLMVGMFAATLAILVGGGAAVGAIYYMKDQAPQASGDAAAASATKLKAKKEGDDVFVTLPESLITLHDNSGNDRYMLLEVAMVADDEKASKKILADEPLYQSIIVSTLSDMEYDEVRKLKVSEIKQTLLTALKTQLKARDISAPYSDVLLKKVVYQ; from the coding sequence ATGAAAAAAACGCTTATGGTCGGCATGTTTGCCGCCACTCTCGCGATCCTCGTCGGCGGCGGCGCTGCCGTCGGCGCGATTTATTATATGAAAGACCAGGCCCCCCAGGCGTCAGGTGACGCGGCGGCTGCCAGCGCAACGAAACTGAAAGCGAAAAAAGAGGGTGATGACGTCTTTGTCACCCTGCCGGAATCGCTGATCACGCTGCACGATAATAGCGGCAACGATCGTTATATGTTGCTGGAAGTGGCGATGGTGGCCGACGATGAAAAAGCCTCGAAAAAAATCCTCGCCGACGAGCCGTTATATCAGAGCATCATTGTGTCCACCTTATCGGATATGGAATACGACGAGGTGCGTAAATTAAAAGTCAGTGAAATAAAACAAACCCTGCTCACCGCCCTGAAAACGCAGTTAAAAGCCCGGGATATTTCCGCGCCCTACAGCGATGTCTTACTGAAAAAAGTCGTTTATCAGTGA
- a CDS encoding flagellar hook-length control protein FliK yields the protein MKTLSLLSEAMGQLLSALPVKPQGEGSAAGFSLPDDHHRKHAEKPHPAEKIIADPREQLDLLLAHFLTPSATDPRPDAAAPLMQMAARAGEQSKTDAQPMIDPLASLLTDSPKLQAVMATLLAAQPLTGDTLQQQATLARSAAENLQAIAPRQTAAPQADAKPRVMRSAPRVETAAPPRHDKLTPSVLASTTFTREMRPPQEFDARTQPLNLSTDSAEWGDKLTSLLKDRIHFQIGQQQQSSTIRLDPPSLGKIEIAIHMEAGKLVVHIGASQADVCRSLQQLSDNLRQQLTGQNFVGVEVHVSQDGQSQQQQERQSQQQSAQIRSAVELEEEDTPTRQNDSVLIKV from the coding sequence ATGAAAACCCTGTCATTACTTTCCGAAGCCATGGGGCAACTGCTTTCCGCGCTCCCTGTGAAGCCGCAAGGGGAGGGCAGCGCGGCGGGCTTTTCGCTGCCTGACGATCATCATCGCAAGCACGCTGAAAAGCCGCATCCGGCGGAGAAAATCATTGCCGATCCGCGGGAACAGCTGGATCTGCTGCTGGCGCACTTCCTGACGCCCTCTGCCACAGATCCCAGGCCCGACGCCGCTGCGCCGCTGATGCAGATGGCCGCCCGCGCGGGAGAGCAGAGCAAAACCGACGCGCAGCCGATGATCGATCCGCTCGCCAGTCTGCTGACCGACTCGCCAAAACTCCAGGCGGTGATGGCGACGCTGCTTGCTGCGCAACCGCTCACCGGCGACACCCTGCAGCAGCAGGCCACGCTGGCGCGCAGCGCGGCGGAAAATTTGCAGGCTATCGCGCCGCGCCAGACGGCTGCGCCGCAGGCCGACGCGAAGCCCCGCGTCATGCGCAGCGCTCCCCGCGTGGAGACTGCCGCGCCGCCGCGCCACGACAAGCTCACGCCGTCCGTACTGGCGAGCACCACCTTTACCCGTGAAATGCGTCCGCCGCAGGAATTCGATGCGCGGACGCAGCCGCTGAACCTGTCAACCGACAGCGCGGAGTGGGGCGATAAGCTCACCAGCCTGCTGAAAGATCGCATCCACTTTCAGATCGGTCAGCAGCAGCAAAGCTCCACCATTCGTCTGGATCCGCCGTCGCTCGGCAAGATTGAGATCGCCATACATATGGAGGCGGGCAAGCTGGTGGTGCACATCGGCGCCAGCCAGGCGGATGTCTGCCGCTCGCTGCAACAGCTCAGCGACAACCTGCGCCAGCAGCTCACCGGGCAGAACTTTGTCGGCGTTGAGGTGCACGTCTCGCAGGATGGGCAGTCGCAACAGCAGCAGGAAAGACAGTCACAGCAGCAGTCGGCGCAGATCCGCTCTGCCGTCGAACTGGAAGAAGAAGATACCCCCACCCGACAGAATGATTCTGTCCTGATCAAAGTGTAG